Proteins encoded in a region of the Pelobates fuscus isolate aPelFus1 chromosome 11, aPelFus1.pri, whole genome shotgun sequence genome:
- the LOC134578037 gene encoding small ribosomal subunit protein eS1B-like yields the protein MAVGKNKRLTKGGKKGAKKKIVDPFSKNDCYDVKAPTMFNIRILGKTLVTRTQGTKIASDGLKGRVFEVSLADLLNDEVAFRKFKLITEDVQGKNCLTMAWI from the coding sequence ATGGCAGTCGGCAAAAATAAGCGGCTGACCAAAGGTGGCAAAAAAGGTGCCAAGAAGAAGATTGTTGACCCATTCTCAAAAAACGATTGCTATGATGTTAAGGCACCAACAATGTTCAACATTCGTATCCTGGGGAAGACTCTGGTCACCAGAACACAGGGAACCAAAATCGCCTCTGATGGGCTCAAGGGTCGTGTCTTTGAGGTGAGCCTTGCTGACCTGCTGAATGATGAAGTGGCTTTCCGTAAATTCAAGCTGATTACTGAAGATGTCCAGGGCAAGAACTGTCTAACCATGGCATGGATCTGA
- the LOC134577013 gene encoding indolethylamine N-methyltransferase-like, protein MTSSTHKHYHLHDIDSEKVVEIYLSGTSDTLMLDEILKFPVEELLKEAKEGLIGGDHLIDMSAGPCVVQLFPIFGLFNEISILEFSDVFIKDVQKWVNGHEDALDWSYLCKYVMESEGNSDRFKEIENDLRGRIKRITKCDFSKANPTDPVVLPEADCVLSFYVTHVVSEDHEAYRCNMKKIASMLKLGGRLLLFGGYNGAFFTVGEEKYHILGCDEKFIKEALEDAGLAIERCEVRKSKIGNEVIAYDHLCFIRAVKKENI, encoded by the exons ATGACTTCCTCCACCCATAAACACTATCACCTGCATGATATCGATTCAGAAAAGGTTGTGGAAATATATTTATCTGGAACATCTGATACTTTGATGTTGGATGAGATTTTAAAATTTCCAGTCGAAGAACTTTTAAAGGAAGCTAAGGAAG GTCTCATTGGTGGGGACCACTTGATTGACATGTCAGCTGGTCCATGTGTAGTTCAGCTCTTCCCAATCTTTGGATTATTCAATGAGATCTCTATTTTAGAATTCAGTGATGTCTTCATTAAAGATGTGCAGAAGTGGGTGAACGGCCATGAAGATGCGTTGGATTGGTCTTACCTATGCAAATATGTAATGGAATCTGAAGGAAACAG tGATCGATTTAAAGAAATTGAAAATGACCTGCGTGGAAGGATCAAACGCATCACAAAATGTGATTTCAGCAAAGCCAACCCTACGGACCCAGTTGTGTTACCAGAAGCTGATTGTGTGTTGAGTTTTTATGTGACACATGTTGTTAGTGAAGATCATGAAGCTTACCGCTGTAACATGAAAAAAATAGCTTCCATGCTAAAACTAGGAGGACGCCTGCTATTATTTGGTGGTTATAATGGTGCATTTTTCACTGTTGGTGAGGAAAAGTATCATATTTTAGGGTGTGATGAAAAGTTTATAAAAGAAGCCCTGGAAGATGCAGGTCTTGCGATTGAGCGATGTGAGGTGCGGAAAAGTAAAATAGGCAATGAGGTGATAGCTTATGATCATCTATGTTTTATTAGGGCTGTCAAAAAGGAAAATATCTAA